TAATTTTCTCAACACAATCTAATCCAGCCTCTTGCGATTCTTTTTTCTCATGAGGAAGAAGATGAATAGAGTAAACACATTCATGATCAGAATATTCGGCAAAAGAATGCTCCAAATATCGCCGACAAGAAACTGTGTTTTCAAACTGTCCACAAAATATTTTGCAGGAACAAAATGAGTCAAAACTCTCAAATAGAGGGGCATGCTCGCAATATCAAAAATAAATCCTGATAAGATGAATGCGGGCAAGTAAGTGCTTACAATAGCGATTTGAGAAGCAGCGAATTGATCGCGCACAGAAATTGAGATAAAAAGCCCCATTCCAAGAGCGAAAAGAAGATAGCTGACAGAAGTTAAAACTAGACCGAAATAAGAGCCTCTAAATGGAATGCCGTATAGGTAATGAGCGACAAAAAAGCACAAGGCCATCGATGCAATGCCCAACATAAAGTAGGTCGCCAATTTGCTCAATACAATCTCTGACATGCTGACTGGCGTTGACATTAACGCTTCCATCGTTCCCCGCTCCCACTCTCTGGCAATCACTAGAGAGGTCAGAAAAGCTCCCGTCACTGTAATGATAATGACAATAGATCCCGGAATAAGAAAGTAATTACTTCGAAGTTCCTCGTTATACCATATTCTGGGAACAACGTTGATCAATGCTTTGCGTCCAATCCCATTTTCCAAAGCTTGGTTCTGCTGCCACGTGAGCCACACTCCCCTAACATAATTTTGTACAAACTGCGCTGTATTCGGCTCGCTTCCTTCGGCAATCACTTGGATAGGGGCAGTTTGATTTCGATTATTGATGTATTGGGAGAAATAAGAAGGGATCACGACAACACCATCGAATCTTCCAGAAGTTAGCAGTTTTTCTGCTTCTTTCCGATCTTTGACAACGTTTGTTTTTAAATACCGTGTAGTCATCAAGGAACGGACAAATCCTCTAGCCAATGGGCCCGAGTCTTCTGAAACAACGCCCAGTCTAATGTTGTCCATGTCCAAAGAAACTCCGAATCCGTATAAAAAAAGGAGAATAAGAGGAAAAACGACGGCAGTCATCAAGCTGCTTGGATCTTTATAGATCTGGGAAATTTCTTTTTTCACCAGCGCTTTAACTCTTCTCAAGTTCATTCAACGCTCCTCGCGTTCTGAGCAAAAATACAGAAAAGCATCAATTAAGCCAGGCTTTTCGGAGATCTCTTTGGGCACACGTTTTTTCAATCCTTCAGGAGTATCCACAATGCGAAGGGAACCTTTGTAGA
This genomic window from Waddlia chondrophila WSU 86-1044 contains:
- a CDS encoding ABC transporter permease, translated to MNLRRVKALVKKEISQIYKDPSSLMTAVVFPLILLFLYGFGVSLDMDNIRLGVVSEDSGPLARGFVRSLMTTRYLKTNVVKDRKEAEKLLTSGRFDGVVVIPSYFSQYINNRNQTAPIQVIAEGSEPNTAQFVQNYVRGVWLTWQQNQALENGIGRKALINVVPRIWYNEELRSNYFLIPGSIVIIITVTGAFLTSLVIAREWERGTMEALMSTPVSMSEIVLSKLATYFMLGIASMALCFFVAHYLYGIPFRGSYFGLVLTSVSYLLFALGMGLFISISVRDQFAASQIAIVSTYLPAFILSGFIFDIASMPLYLRVLTHFVPAKYFVDSLKTQFLVGDIWSILLPNILIMNVFTLFIFFLMRKKNRKRLD